tgtatttattttcataattttagcCTGCAAACAACCACTATTGGAAATTGTTTCCACTGAAACAGTACTGCAAAAAAGTCTAAGAGCTAATAATAAGCTTTCACTGCAAGACTTAGGCCTCCCCCAACATCTTTTCATGAAAACCTTAAAGGGTGTACCAATGTTTGCAGAAAAAGCTAGTATGTCTACTTATGTATATCTAATCTCCTATTTCCTCCATCCataggttgtctggcagagatagcttttagtgataagaccaccttttgtaccctaattaagttacaacttgttgattttattattcttttttagTGTTTAAATAAAGAGTGTATTCTATCCATCTGTCTCGCCTCTCCGCAGATAGTGACATCAATTCCGCGGGTGCTCCAGTCCGCGTCCAGCCTGCAGGCGGAGGGCGCGCTGCTGCAGCAGACGTTGCTGTCGCTGGAGCAGAAGGTGCTCGCCGTGGAGGAGGAGACGGGGCAGTCCATCTCGAGCCTGCAGCGGATTGATCAGCTCAAGACAAGGCTGGAGGTGGGTGGAAGACTATGCTGTGAAAGCGTTTTTGGAGATGGGTCCCTCACTCTTGGTTCTACTCTCTGACACAGTGTTGAAACACTCTTTATAAAATAGCAAGTTTTTGTATTCTGTACAGTTGCATAGTTAGTGTTGTCGCAGATAGATCTCTAGAAAAAGAACTTACATGTGCTTATCATTAGCTCTATGCGTTCATGTGGCTTCAAAAAGAACGTTCGTCAGACCTGTGTGTATGTTTGAACGCCGATTTCGATGCGGTTTTCATTATCTTATGTATCTATTAGGGGTAAAGGATTGACACAAAgcaatcattatttttttggcaGCAGGTTAAATAGGCTTTCTATGACCAAAACTTCTTTCCACCCCCAGAATGCAGCCACAGCGCTCCGCTCCGCCGACAAGTGGGCCGTGCTGGCGCGCTCGCTAGACCGGGTGTTGGAGGCCGGCGTGCCACGTGACCAGCTGCCCGCCCTGGCCGACCAGCTCACCGCCATCACCACCAGCCTgcaggtataaataataatatgtggcgACCCGGGAGCCGTCGGGCTCTATGGTCTCGCCAGCCGCTAGCCCGTTGTCCGACGCGTACTCGAACTTGAAGCTACCCTCTGTGGGTAGGCAGAGATGGGTTAGGCAGGAGGtaggtaaattatattattatacatacatacatccatccTGATGTCCCTCAGCAGGGACAAAGGGCTTTGAGAAGATTTCTCCATCTGACTCGATCTTGGGCAGCGGCTGCGAGATCCTCCCACTCCATCCTCATAACCTTTGCCTCACTCTCCACAGAACGTCGCCAGGTTGTTTTAGGGCGGCCTCTTTTACGGCTTCCAGGTggcttatattattatggtcaggaaaaatttaattaagtaataaataaataaataaatatgtggggacatctcacacacggccatccgaccccaagctacgCAGAACCTATGTTATGGGtgtcagacagctgatatatctacacatatacatagatagatagatactaaatataaatatcaacacccaagacccgggTACAAAtgtttgtctttaaacaaatatctgccccagccgggaatcgaacccgggaccatagcagtcagggccactaaccactacgccattcgaccatCTAAAATGTGTCTATGTGCCATCACCACCAGCCTGCAGGTATGTGCCGCGCGCGGCGGACCAATGGGTGGCGCTGACGACCGATGCTCACCAATAGCAAACAATTTTCCACTTTTGGACATAGGTTTCTTCCAAGGAGTGCATATCTTTCATAATGCTTACTGCCTTTATGTCAGAAAAAAAAGACTACTACACTTTCTTAGCGTCCGTCCcttgggaattccgggacTAAATTATATTCCTTACACGCCGAATTTAATGAAGATCCGTTCTGTATTTTTTCATAGAAAGAGTAATAAACATCTTAAACACTTCCAGATGCTAACCGACGACCCCGACTACGAGTCCAAGCGGCTGCAGCTAGAGACCTTATACAGCCGCTGCGAGGCGGCTGCCAGTGCGCCGCTGGCGGAGGCGCTGGCGCAGCGCGACGCCGGTAAGTGGAGCGCGGGACGCCCTCCAGATCCGATTTCAGCTTATACAAAAAATGGGGTTTTTATGATTgaaatgatatgatatactcaaaaatacctaaattCGGTTTTCTAAAACCGGTTTATTTAGTTTCTACGGTAAAACCGGTAAAACTATGCAAAAACCCGTTTTTAGAAACCTTACTCAGAACGCTAGATAGATAGTGGGACGGGGAATGCTGAGGTTAGTATTGTTTGGCGGTCTTTGGAAGGCCCTGTTCCAGCAGCAGATAATCGTTggctattacaataaataaatgataatgatCTCATATGCCACACGCATTATGCTGATGCTAACCGACGACCCAGACTACGAGTCAAAGCGGCTGCAACTAGAGACGCTATACAGCCGCTGCGAggcggccgccgccgcgccgctggCGGAGGCACTGGCGCAGCGGGATGCCGGTAAGTggggcgtgggacgccctctatACTAGGGCCTCCCATACCGGTTTTATCTAGTACAAAAAACTGAGTTTTTATGATTGAAATGatttgaaatttggtatttttgAGTAAATACCTTAGTTACTTTCAAAGCCGGCTTTGAGACCGTACTAGAACCTAGATAGGTAGTGGGATGGGGAAAGCAGAGGTTAGCCGCTGAGTCAACTCCTTTTACGTTACTATTAAAAAGTAATGAAAACTATTCCACTTCTGTAACCCTAAAATTTTCCTCCACAGAAAAGACAGCCGCCTACGTAGCCCTCTACAAAGCGATGGGTCGCACGAACTCCTTACTCCGCGCCTGGCGCCGAGCAGCGGCTTCTAGCGCTGCAGCCGAGTGGCAGCGGTTGGACGCTCCCAGTCTTGCAGCGCTTCAAGCGACGTTGCAACATAGCTGCAGTACTCAGGTGAATATGGTTCCATAACGTCTGGTGCTACAGCGGTTGGGCGCTCCCAGCCTTTCAGCGCTGCAAGCGACATATTGAAACGGGGCGTTCGAATTTTGAAGTGCTGGCTGGTTTGTGGTTGggttttaaaaagttttctacATTCGGCATTCTATTTATGAAGCTGTAGGTGATTTTGTTCGTGACGTGACAATGTGTGGCAGCGGTTGGACGCACCTAGTCTTGCAGCGCTTCAAGAGACATTGCAACATAGCTGCAGTACTTAGGTGAAGAATGTAAAATTTAATggatttgaatattttttctatagaTTCTGTTTGTGAAGCTGTGTTCTATTTATGGAATGGGTCGCTATTCGCTATTTCGCACAGTAGTTGGGTGAATAAGCTTGAATTTAGATCGTGTAGAAGCGTCGAGCGCTGCAGCGGAGTGGCAGCGGTTGGACGCGCCTAGTCTTGCAGCGCTTCAAGCGACGCGTTGCAACATAGCTGTAGTACTCAGGTTCGAAGTTTGAAATGCTGGCTGGTTTTTTTAGGGTTTTCTACATTCTGTTTGTAAAGCTCGGTTACGGTGCGTTCGAGTTTTAAAATTTGGGCTGGTTTGTTGATggattttaaaaagttatctaTAGGTTCTATGTGTGAAGCTGTAAAAGGAGATTTGTATTCGATTTACCTATTTGATTTGTACGTTTGCACATATCAATTTAGTACCTGAGATAAAGGAATAGACTTTATAATCTTTTCTATTCCCACTTACGGcagccattttcatattgtttctttattcacGTGCGCTACACTAATATTTCTTTAGTACAATACCTACTCCATCCTCCTCTCCCCAGGTGGAATGGCTCTCAGACGTGCTGCAGTGCGAGACCCCACTCGCAGAGCTGGTGCGTCTCCACACCGACCTGCTGCTGTCGCTGGAGCCCGCGCCGAGCAAGGTGAgtgcagcgtgggacgccctccggcccgcTAGTGTGTATATGACGTGCTGCAATGTGAGACCCCACTCGCAGAGCTGGTGCGTCTCCACACCGACCTGCTGCTGTCGCTGGAGCCCGCGCCGAGCAAGGTGAgtgcagcgtgggacgccctccggcccgcggtataataataaatagtgcgATGTTTGAAAAGACTATTTTGACAGTGtcaatgggagattttcaaccatagacaaacaacCATAGATTATATATGATTTCATACTCAACAACACTGCATTTTTTTGTCATCTATAATCTATGgttgtttgtctatggttgaaaatctcccattccACGCGTTACTaagaatacttgtatgaacgcgtaCGGAGCAATCacgcgtgcgtgatcaaatccccatgttgttaaaaacagccttagAGAAGTAATGTAAGATTGGCACTAGATGGCAGCACATGATCTATCTAATCTAGACTCATAAAATCTATTAATTTCTATCGACAGttgttaaaaaaactttattcgaCGTCAGTATTCtgttaactaataaaataagacaTGAAACTGAAAACTCagaattcataatttaaaaaaaaacaacttctCAGGTATTGTCAGCGAATCTGAAGCTCTGTGGGACGCCCCAGGAAGGCATTGAGTTTCTGATTGATACCAGAACTGAGCTGGACCAGTTGAAGAACATATTCACTGCACTGTTGGAAAACACACGACACGGTAAGGCGGTTCACACACTTCACCTTACAATGGCATAAAGTTGAAAATATGGTCGCAAAATGGAGGGCCCATTAGTACGGATTAATGAAGAGATATACTTATTAGTCTCATGCTAAATCAATGTGTtaaaaacctatttttatttcagaaatAGTACAGCCGACAATAATAAAAGAGCTAGGCAGAGCCATCTATGGGCCGCTTCGGGAACTACTACCTAAGTACAGCGATCTACAGACACAGGCGTTCAATATGCAAGTCGACACATTAGAGCAGGATCAGGTATgttgctatacagggtgactcCTTTTCAGCTCATGAAACGCGCGTagataaagaataaaatttatatggcGGACGAACTTATACTATTTCGCTCTTTTCGTATTTCTGTCAATACTTCTTCCTACTCCCACTTACGTTAACAGCCGCTATTTTTCATagtgtgtatttatttacggATCTTagaattgatattttttttcgaaaatttaTGATCATTTATAGTCGACTCATAAAccttttagtattttttgcaTACAGTTTTTCACAACAGCAGCACgcaaatattgtttatttctaCTAAATCAACAcctataaactaaaaactaattcGTCCTTCCAGGAAGACCTTCTAGAACGTTCGAGATCGTTCCAGAACCTGGTAGAACGCAGCGAGGGCTGGCTGAGCGCCGCGCACGCCGCCGCCAGGAACATCGCCGGTGGCGCCATCTACCCGCACTTTGTGCCCGCTGTTGAGGTGAGTTGAACTATAttgagttttatttaaagtatgtttttatgtAGTAAATAATGTTACTGATACTAAagtgacagattctgaacggttcattaACAGTCgagattataataaaaaacacactATAGGTTACTATTACTTTGGCAACCTACTCGACCAATGCGTAGACATAAAGATAGCCGGTGGCGCCATCTACCCGCACTTTGTGCCCGCTGTTGAAGTGAGTTGGACTCTATTGTGTTGTGTTTATGTAACTTTAGCCACGAACTTgaccaatttatttatttattggttttaGGGAAACATACAGTATCATAATACTATAAATTAAAGTTCTTAGTTAATACATAGACCAGTAAAGTTTCCACTATTAGATAGAACTTAAACCAAGGCATTAGGttaattcttaaaaataaacaaagttgtaaatacaagttatttttacaaaaacagaaactaaacagaaagaaaaaaaaggtacatctaaaattaatttcttaaattttctatgatttgttttttgtaaatattataactgAAATGAAGTGGATCTAAATGgttaaacttattattatatttcttaCAAGCTGTATATAAAACTGAATTTGCAGCTTAATTAGTTTTGACTGCAGGCAGACTAAAGAAGACCAATGCGCCAAAGAAACAGTTTAGGTCCTCTAACAAGTGAACCAACTTGACCAAGTTAATAAGGAAACCTCGGAGGCGCGGGAGGATTGTTTCAGAACAGAACCAAACGATGCCATTTCAGTTCAGCCAAATCATCTCTTCTAACGTGTATATTCGTTCATAAATGCAACCTGCGCAGAAGACCACCAGAATTAACTGAAAATGCGTAAAGTTAAGTATTTTGATGTAATGGGTAGTTCCACTCCATCCAGAAAAATCTGTCAGAAGACATAAGTTACCCACGGAGCTATTAAAATTATTGGAGCTATTATGCTCTGCCATAAACTATCAAAAAACTAACAACCGTTAGGCACCAAGAGATCATTAAGTATCTAATACCTACTCTTTTTCCTACTCCAGGCCTTCACCTCAACCCTAACAATGAAGATCTCGTCCCACTCGCGCCGCATCGAGACCGAGTTCCTCTCATCATCAGCGTCAGGGTCTGGCGGGGTGCTGTCCAGGGCGTTCCCTGGAGCCCTAGCCCTGGCTGCGGCGGCGCAGGCCTTGTTGGGCATCCTGGCGGCTTTGCTGAGCGGGATTCATGAGCAGATGGCTGAGGGTAAGCTCTTAGTAGCGTATGGGGTCCTGGTACTTTTATGTGAGGAGGTTGAAAGTTTTCTTACATTTACGTTGTTTTAAAGGTTTTGGATCTGAATGTGTAATTCAGTAAAGATTggcaaatattattttgatcaGTTTTGAAATCAGGACTTCTGATCATCTTGATAAACCTGAACTGCATTACTGAGTGAGATGTAGCATCTTACAAGCGTATGTTGACCTGCTACTTGAGGTAGATTCAATGTTTTTGCTGAatttcatgtaggtacttatgcgAATCATCTAGCTGAAACTCTTTGGCACATCAATTACGAACCAGGAAAACTCTTCAAAGCGTATTGTATCCCGGTACTTTTATGTGAGaagctaaaataaatttagcggtgttattataaaaaaaaaacaatattatgtaaatgtataCCCAACAACCTTTCCTTTTgttcatgtgtgtgtgtgtacctaCAAAGAATATTATATGAATCTATCCTTTCCCCACCAACAGGCGAGAAATCCTACAACCCCCTGCAAAACGTAGAAGACCTGCTCCTAGACGACAGTCACCGTCAGCGGCTGACATCCCTCCTCAACGCGTCAGAACCCATCGCCAGCGTGGCAGCGCTGCGGAGGGAGAGCCAGACGTTGAAGACCCTGGCTGTGAATATACTGAGGGACCCTGTGCATCGGCAGTTGGGTAAGAATGGAATTGATATACTgcacatgctgagtcagaGCCGTTTTGCTGTCACAAAACTTACTTCACAATTATTTGACCGATATTCCCAACGACCAATTTGTGTATTCGTGATTTGTATTTTGTGAGCAAATAAATGATGTGTCTATGACATTTAGGGCctcttgcagaaacatatgtttgtgcaagtggcccttaggcTATCCGGATATTCACGGGATTAAACATGCTTACATATTTAGTTCCCTAGGTGAGGTATGGCGGCTGAGGGTAGCGAGGTCGCTAATAGTCAAAAGGGCTGAGAAAGTAGAGCTTTAGAtgcaagaaaaaaatatttcataaattatattttaatcgtTAAACCCAAATCTTACCAatttatcataatcatcatcaacagcctatagcagtctaCTGTGTAGTGCTGGACGTAGGTCTCTCCTAAAGCAAGctactggatgcgatctatagctttccgcatccaatcataaccagccacctttcgcaagtcgtcaccccgtTTAGCCGGAGgggtcccacactacgtttaaCTAGTCACACTctagaacacgtttaccccatcggtcatcggttcttcgacagatgtgaccagcccactgccacttaagtttactaactcggtgagctatgtcggttaCTTTAGTTCTCTGTGTATGTTGTGTTCAGTATGTACCATTTCTTCACCCATATTAACCACAGAATGTATAATTTGCCAGACAAAGTCCCCTTGCTGCCGGTGTGGAGCGACAACGACGCGCTCTCCACCGACCTGCCGGACTTCGCGCTGTCGCCACAGGAGTATATGACGCAGGTAAgaggaaataaattataactttcatattcattcattttatttattaaaaagaaacaacaGGTACATatgtacggtcatgtgcagagtaacctgacccccctctcataataacaatgcttctgagagagGTCAGATTTATCTGCCTTATACTGTACTTACATGTATACATCCGATCAATAAAGTCAGGAAAACGGAAATGGGTTTAAGGTTAAGGTGAAGTgaagtgtaaaaaaaaatcataacttgcGTTCAAATGCATTTTTCCCAAAACTGCCAAATTTCACACCCTCTTCAtgctaattattttttttagaacctaCCTCCCAATAATAcccagtaagtaggtatacttagggCCATCTAGGTACCATGTCTATCAGAAATTACATGGAGAAAATgttcatcgtcatcatcatcatcattagcctatagcagtccactgctggacgtaggcctctcccaaagcaggAAGAACATGTTAccctaataatatttttatatcgcTACTTGGACTCTATACATACTATTACATACACATTACAaagtatgattttattttttgcaataagATGATCAACATGtatataatgataattatttgCCTTATATGTTCCCTGCAGATCGGCCAGTACCTGATGACGCTGCCGCAGCACCTGGAGATGCACCTGGCGGACGCGCAGGCGCCCTTCGTGTACTTGAGTGAGGTGCGTACAGGACGGATAAactatttttgattttaatttctGAAATATTCGGAAAAGTTAACTTACTTAAGTTAAACTGGGCCACAGCTATACAATGATACGATCCAGTGGAATCTCAAGTCAACTAATGTGCGCTGGATTGTTGGGTAGAATTGAGTAATAGccaagtttttaataaaattaaggaTCTATCTAGGAAAAATTACCGTGACTAAAGACTTTTGTATATCGATACTTTGcaaatgtatacctactataaccTACTTTtgacataatatacctacctacttaaaactCTGTAAAAACTTACACCTTCTCCTCACTAAAATTTCTACCGTCAGGTCTGCAATCACACGTGCACAAGCTACGCAGAAAAGATCATCCAGATAACCAACATGGACGCTCTCGGCACGCGGCGCTGCCTCACCGACATCCAGTACCTGTGCAGCGTGGTGGAGGACCTGGGGGGGACGGTGCCGCCACAACTGACTAACCTGGAGCGGTCGCTGAGACAGTGAAGAAGAAACCAGgctgaaaaataaagtttccATAGCCAGTGAAAAGTTGGCTGTTTGAGACTGTTTCCGTAGccataaaaa
The Plutella xylostella chromosome 24, ilPluXylo3.1, whole genome shotgun sequence DNA segment above includes these coding regions:
- the LOC105392605 gene encoding conserved oligomeric Golgi complex subunit 7 translates to MDLKSFGEEEFDTKKWINKAWSTSGNQDKEVFVANTVSRLQLYMKQLTNSLDETTTQIVTSIPRVLQSASSLQAEGALLQQTLLSLEQKVLAVEEETGQSISSLQRIDQLKTRLENAATALRSADKWAVLARSLDRVLEAGVPRDQLPALADQLTAITTSLQMLTDDPDYESKRLQLETLYSRCEAAASAPLAEALAQRDAEKTAAYVALYKAMGRTNSLLRAWRRAAASSAAAEWQRLDAPSLAALQATLQHSCSTQVEWLSDVLQCETPLAELVRLHTDLLLSLEPAPSKVLSANLKLCGTPQEGIEFLIDTRTELDQLKNIFTALLENTRHEIVQPTIIKELGRAIYGPLRELLPKYSDLQTQAFNMQVDTLEQDQEDLLERSRSFQNLVERSEGWLSAAHAAARNIAGGAIYPHFVPAVEAFTSTLTMKISSHSRRIETEFLSSSASGSGGVLSRAFPGALALAAAAQALLGILAALLSGIHEQMAEGEKSYNPLQNVEDLLLDDSHRQRLTSLLNASEPIASVAALRRESQTLKTLAVNILRDPVHRQLDKVPLLPVWSDNDALSTDLPDFALSPQEYMTQIGQYLMTLPQHLEMHLADAQAPFVYLSEVCNHTCTSYAEKIIQITNMDALGTRRCLTDIQYLCSVVEDLGGTVPPQLTNLERSLRQ